GCGAGGACGCCGTCAACGGCCGGACCTACCTGCCCGCCGAGGACCTCGCCCGGTTCGGCTGCGAGCAGGGCTTCGCCCAGGCCAGGCCGGAGCCCGGCGCCGACTTCGCCGGCCTGGTGGCCTTCGAGGCCGCGCGGGCCCAGCAGGCCTTCGCCGAGGGCCTGCGCCTGCTCCCGCTGCTGGACCGCCGCAGCCGCGCCTGCACCGCCGCGATGGCCGGCATCTACCACCGGCTGCTCGGCCGGATCGCCTCGGACCCCGAGTCGGTCCTGCGCGGCCGGGTGTCGCTGCCGGGCTGGGAGAAGGCATACGTGGCACTGTCGGGGCTCGCCGGAGGGCGTTCTTGATTCTCACGTCAGTTATGTCACGCTTTGTCAACGCGGAATCACACACGGGCGGATTCGCGTCGAGCACCTGCTTCCCGTGCGCCGACGACAGGGGGGAGGGCCGATGAGCGTGCGATCCGACACCGCCCGGCCCACCGCCGTGGTGGTCGGCGGCGGCCTGGCCGGCATCACCGCCGCCCTGCGGCTCGCCGAGGCCGACCACCGCGTCACCCTGGTCGAGGGCCGTCCCAGGCTGGGCGGCCTGGCCTTCTCCTTCCAGCGCGGCGAGCTGACGGTCGACAACGGCCAGCACGTCTTCCTGCGCTGCTGCACCGCCTACCGCGGCCTGGTCGACCGGCTCGGCGCCGGCCGACTGGTCGACGTGCAGCCCCGGCTGGACGTCCCCGTGCTCGGCGTCCGGGGCTCCGGGCCGACCGCCCGCCGCACCCTCGGCCGGCTGCGCCGGGCCGCCCTGCCCGTCCCGCTGCACCTGGCCGGCAGCCTGGCGGCGTACCCGCACCTGGGCCCCGCCGACCGGCTGCGGGTGGTCCGGGCGGCGCTCGCGCTCAAGGGCCTGGACCTCGCGGACCCGGCCCTGGACGACATCTCCTTCGGCGACTGGCTGCGCCGCCACGGCCAGAACGCCGCCACCCTGGCCGCCATGTGGGACCTGGTGGGCGTGGCGACCCTGAACGCCAGGGCCGACCAGGTTTCGCTGGCCCTGGCCGCGATGGTCTTCAAGACCGGCCTGCTCTCCGAGCCGGGCGCCTCGGACATCGGCACGGCCGCCGTCCCGCTCGGCGCGATCCACCACGACGCGGCGCTGGCCGAGCTGGAGCGCGCCGGCGTACGGGTCCTGCTGCGCGCCCGCGCGACCGAACTCAAGCCCGCCGGCCAGCACGCCGTACGGCTGGACGGCGGCGAGCTGCTGGCCGCCGACACGGTCGTCCTCGCGGGCGCCCAGGACAGCGCCGCCGCCCTGCTCCCGCCGGACGCGATCGAGGGGCAGCAGCGGCTCGCGGCCTTCGGCACCGCGCCGATCCTCAACCTGCACGTGATCTACGACCGCAAGGTGCTCCGCCGCCCGTTCTTCGCCGCGCTGGACTCGCCCGTCCAGTGGGTCTTCGACCGGACCTCGCACTCCGGGCTGGCCGGCTCCGGCCTCGGCGCCGCACACCCGGACGCCCAGTACCTCGCGGTGTCCCAGTCCGCCGTCCAGGACGAGATCGACCTGCCGGTGGCGGAGCTGCGCCGGCGGTACCTGCCGGAGCTCGCCCGGCTGCTGCCCGCCGCGGCCGGCGCCGAGGTGCTGGACTTCTTCGTCACCCGCGAGCGCACCGCGACCTTCGACCCGGCGCCGGGCAGCGCCGCGCTGCGCCCGCAGGCCCGCACCCGCGTCCCCGGCCTGCTGCTGGCCGGTTCGTGGACGGCCACCGGCTGGCCCGCGACCATGGAGAGCGCCGTGCGCAGCGGCCACGCGGCGGCCGACGCCGCCCTGGCGGGCGGCGCCCGCCGACCCGTCGACCGAGGTGACGGGAGGTGGCCCAGGTGACCCCGGGCCCCGTCCGCGCCGGCGCCGCGCACACCGCCGCCGACACCGCAATCACCCGGCCGTCCAGCACGGCCCGGCACCACCAGGGAGAGGGAACGTACGTGGAGTCACGCACCGGCAGAGGCGCGGGAGGCACGGCGCAGGCCGAGCCGGTCTCGGTGCCCGAGCTGCTCACCCACGCCCGCAGGCTCTGCGCCGCCCCGCTGCGGGCCTCGGTGGCCCGTCTGGCGGCCCCGATGGACACCGTGGCGGCCTACCACTTCGGCTGGATCGACCGGGACGGCAGCGCCGTCCAGGGCGACAGCGGCAAGGCCGTGCGCCCCGCGCTGGCCCTGCTCTCGGCCCAGGCCGTGGGCGCTCCGGCCGAGGTCGGCGTGCCCGGCGGGGTCTCCGTTGAACTGGTGCACAACTTCTCCCTGCTCCATGATGATCTGATGGACGGTGACGAGACCCGACGGCACCGGGCCACCGCCTGGACGGTCTTCGGTCCGGCCCAGGCGATCCTGGTCGGCGACGCCCTGGCAACCCTCGGGACCGAGGTGCTGCTGGACGCCGCCGTGACCGGCGGGGCCAGTGCCACCGACGCGGCCCGGGCCGTCCGGCTGATCACCACCGCCACCCGCAAGCTCATCGACGGCCAGGCCCAGGACCTCTCCTTCGAGCACCGCGACGTCGTCACCGTCGAGGAGTGCCTGGAGATGGAGGGCAACAAGACCGGCGCCCTGCTCGCCGCCGCCGCCGCGATCGGCGCGGTGCTGGCCGGCGCCGACGACCGCACCTCGGACGCGCTCCAGCGCTACGGCCACCACCTCGGCCTCGCCTTCCAGGCCGTCGACGACCTGCTCGGCATCTGGGGTGCCACCGAGGTCACCGGCAAGCCGCACTGGGGCGACCTGCGCCAGCGCAAGAAGTCCCTGCCGGTCGCCGCGGCCCTGGCCGAGGGCAGCGCCGCCTCGCGCCGGCTGGCCGAGGAGCTGGCCGATCCCAAGGGGCGCGGGGAGGAGAGCGAACCGCAGCTCGCCGCCCGCGCGGCACTGATCGAGGAGGCGGGCGGCCGGTCCTGGACCCAGGACGAGGCCCGCCGCCAGCACAAGACTGCCCTCGCCGCCCTGGACGAGGTGCCGATGGCCGACACGGTGCGCGAGCACTTCGTCGCACTCGCCGAATTCGTGGTGGTACGAGAGAGGTGACGTCAAGTTGACAGCAACTGCGGACGGCCGGCTCGACCCTGAGTACGATTCCGAGCCGGTCGCGGTGGGCGAGCGCCCACCGGCGCCTGACCGCCTCAAGGGGCACCAGGCGCCGGCGGCGGCTCCGTCCCTGCCACCCGCGAGCGCCGGGCGGTGGGAGCCCGACGGAAGCCAACCGGTCCGACAAGCTGATGGACCTACTATCGGTGGCACCGGCCCCGCCTCCGCCCAGGAGGCACTGTCCCGCGCCACCACCCACCTGCTGTCACTGCAGAGCTCCGAGGGCTGGTGGAAGGGTGACCTGGAAACCAACGTCACCATGGACGCCGAGGACTTGTTACTGCGCCAGTTCCTCGGCATCCGGGACGAAGAACTGACCAAGGCCACCGCCGAATGGATCCGCTCCCAGCAGCGGGACGACGGCACGTGGTCCACCTTCTACGGCGGCCCGGCGGAGCTCTCCACCACCGTCGAGGCGTACGTCGCCCTGAAACTCGCCGGGGACGACCCCGGAGCCCCGCACATGCAGGCGGCCGCCCGGCACATCAGGGACAGCGGCGGCATCGCGGCCACCCGGGTCTTCACCCGGATCTGGCTGGCCCTGTTCGGCTGGTGGCCGTGGGAACGGCTGCCCGAGATGCCGCCCGAGATCATGTTCCTGCCCCGGTGGCTGCCGCTGAACATCTACGCCTTCGGCTGCTGGGCCCGGCAGACGATCGTCCCGCTCACCGTGGTGTCCGCCCACCGCCCGGTCCGCCCGGCCCCGTTCGCCCTCACCGAACTGCACACCGACCCGGCGAACCCCTTCCCCCAGCGCCCGCTCGCGTCGCCCACCAGCTGGGACGGCATCTTCGAGCGGCTGGACAAGTTCCTGCACGCCTACCACCGCCGGGCCGTCCGCCCGCTGCGCCGGGTCGCCCTCGCGCAGGCCGCCCGCTGGATCGTCGAACGCCAGGAGGCCGACGGCTGCTGGGGCGGCATCCAGCCCCCCGCCGTCTACTCGCTGATCGCCCTCCACCTGCAGGGCTACGAGCTGGAACACCCCGTCATGCAGGCCGGCCTCGCCGCCTTCGACCGCTTCACCGTGCACACCGAGGACGGCATGCGCTGGCTGGAGGCCTGCCAGTCACCCGTCTGGGACACCTGCCTGGCCACCGTCGCGCTGGTCGACGCCGGGGTGGGGGCCGACCACCCCGCCCTGGTCTCCGCGGTCGACTGGATGATCGGCGAGGAGATCACCCGACGCGGCGACTGGTCCGTCCGGCGCCCGTCGCTGGCCCCCGGCGGCTGGGCCTTCGAGTTCGAGAACGACAACTACCCCGACATCGACGACACCGCCGAGGTGGTGCTCGCCCTGCGCCGGGTGGCGCACCCCGACCCCGGCCGGGTCTCCGGCGCGGTCGGGCGGGCCGTCGACTGGAACCTCGGCATGCAGTCCAAGAACGGCGCCTGGGGCGCCTTCGACGTGGACAACACCAGCACCCTGCCCAACAAGCTGCCCTTCTGCGATTTCGGCGAGGTCGTCGACCCGCCGTCCGCCGACGTCACCGCCCACGTGGTCGAGATGCTCGCCGAGGTCGGCATGGCGGACGACCCGCGCACCCGCCGGGGCGTGCGGTGGCTGCTGCGCAACCAGGAGGAGGACGGCTCCTGGTTCGGCCGCTGGGGCACCAACTACATCTACGGCACCGGCTCCGTCCTGCCCGCCCTGGTCGCGGCCGGCCTCCCGGAGGGCCACCCCGCGATCCGCCGGGCCGTCCGCTGGCTGGAGGAGCGCCAGAACGCCGACGGAGGGTGGGGCGAGGACATGCGCTCCTACGAGGACCCGCAGAACTGGGCCGGGCGCGGTGACTCCACCGCCTCGCAGACCGCCTGGGCCCTGATGGCCCTGCTCGCCGCCGGCGAGGGCCCGCAGGGCCGGGCCAACCCCGCCGTCGAGCGCGGCGTCGACTGGCTGGTCGGCACCCAGCTGCCCGAGGGCACCTGGGACGAACCACAGTTCACCGGCACCGGATTCCCCTGGGACTTCTCCATCAACTACCACCTCTACCGCCTGGTCTTCCCCGTCACCGCCCTCGGCCGCTACCTGCACGGCACGCCCGGCACCGGCACCCCGGCCGGCAGCGTGCCCCGGATCGGGGCCGCCCGATGAGCACGGCCCCGCTCCTGGTGCTCTGCGCGCTCGGCCCCGAGGTCTGGGCCCTGCGCGGCGGGGACTGGTCGGGCGCGACCGGTGGCCCGCCCGTCCTGGTGCGCACCGGGATGGGCCGGCGCCGCGCCGGACTCGCCGTCGGACGCCTCCTGACGGCCGCCCCGGGCGGGTACAGCGCCCTGGTGGTCGCCGGGTTCGGCGCCGCCGTCGCACTGGGGACGAGCCCGGGGGACGTCATCGTCGCGGACGGGGTGCGCGACGCCGAAGGAAACCACTTCGGGATCGGGTCCGGCCCGGCCCTGGCCGAGGCCCTCCGGGCCGACGGCCTGACCACCCACATCGGTGTGCACCACACCGCCGACCACGTCGTCCGCGGCCTGGAGCGCCGCGCCCTGCACGCGCAGGGCGCGCTGGCCGTCGACATGGAGGCCGCGGCCGTGCTGGCCCGGCTCCGGGAGCTCCACCCGGCGGCGCAGCCCGGCGGCGGACCCGCCGCCGGCCCGATGCCGGCCGCCGTCCTGCGGGTCGTGGTCGACACACCAGAGCGCGAGCTGGTCCGCCCCGGCACCCTGCCGGCCGGACTGCGCGCCTGGCGCACCCTGCGCGCCACCGTTCCCGCCCTGGTGGCCTGGCACGCGCAGGTCTGCGCCACCGCCGGTGCGGCCCCGGCCGGCGCCTCCCGCGCCGGTCTGCGCACCGGCCATCACCCCCCGGTTCACCCCACATCCTCGACGCTCCCTCAGGAGGCGAGCTAGCCATGGCCATGCCGCTGCGCCAGACCGTGCGGGTCAGTACCTACCTCATGCAGCAGAAGCTGCTCAAGCGCCGGGACAAGTTCCCACTCATCGTGGAACTGGAGCCGCTGTTCGCCTGCAACCTGGCCTGTGAGGGCTGCGGCAAGATCCAGCACCCGGCGGGGGTGCTCAAGCAGCGGATGCCGGTCGCCCAGGCGGTCGGCGCCGTGCTGGAGTCCGGCGCCCCGATGGTCTCCATCGCCGGCGGCGAGCCGCTGATGCACCCGCAGATCGACGAGATCGTCCGCCAACTGGTGGAGCGGCGCAAGTACGTCTTCCTCTGCACCAACGCGCTGCTGCTGCGCAAGAAGCTGGACAAGTTCACCCCCTCGCCGTACTTCACCTTCACGGTGCACATCGACGGGCTTCGTGAGCGGCACGACGCGTCGGTGGCCAAGGAGGGCACCTTCGACGAGGCCGTGGAGGCGATCAAGGAGGCCAAGCGGCGCGGCTTCCGGGTCACCACCAACAGCACCTTCTTCAACACCGACACCCCGCAGACCATCATCGAGGTGCTCGACTACCTCAACGACGACCTCAAGGTCGACGAGATGATGATCTCCCCGGCCTTCGCCTACGAGAAGGCACCCGACCAGGAGCACTTCCTCGGCGTCGAGCAGACCAGGGAGCTGTTCAGGAAGACCTTCGCGGGCGGCAACCGGCGCCGTTGGCGTCTCAACCACAGCCCGCTCTTCCTGGACTTCCTGGAGGGCAAGGTCGACTTCGAGTGCACCGCCTGGGGCATCCCGAACTACTCGCTGTTCGGCTGGCAGCGCCCCTGCTACCTGATGTCCGACGGCTACGTGCCGACCTACCGCGAACTGATCGAGAAGACCGACTGGTCGAAGTACGGCCGCGGCCGCGACCCCCGCTGCGAGAACTGCATGGCGCACTGCGGGTACGAGCCGACCGCCGTGCTCGCCACCATGGGTTCGCTCACCGAGTCGCTGCGGGCCGTCCGGGAGACCATCGGCGCCAACCGCCAGCACTGACCCGCCGCCCGGCACGGGCTCCCCGTGCCGGGCCCCGCCCCTCGCGGGCGGCCGGGCGTGCCGCGCTCAGCAGGCGCGCCGGCCGTTCCCACGGCAGGCTGGACACCGCTTTCACCGGTCGCACGAGTCCGACCCGATCAAGTCCCGAGCCGAAGAGGTCCCCGGTCCCGGAACCCTGAGTCCAGGAAGGCCCCGAGTCCCGGAAACCCTGAGTCGAACCAGCCCTGAGCCGTACAAGCCCTGAGCCGAACGAGTCCTGAGGTGAACCCATGTCACTCCTGCCCGCGATCAAGGGACCAGCGGACCTCAGACAGCTTCCCGCATCGGACCTCCCCCTCCTGGCCGAGGAGATCCGCGACTTCCTGATCGGCGCCGTCACCCGGACGGGCGGTCACCTGGGCCCCAATCTCGGCGTCGTCGAACTCACCATCGCCCTGCACCGGGTCTTCGACTCCCCGTACGACCGGATCGTCTGGGACACCGGGCACCAGAGCTACGTCCACAAGCTGCTCACCGGGCGGCAGGACTTCAGCCGGCTGCGCGCCAAGGGCGGCCTGTCCGGCTACCCGTCGCGGGCCGAGTCCGAGCACGACCTGGTGGAGAACTCGCACGCCTCCACCGCGCTCGCCTACGCCGACGGCCTCGCCAAGGCCACCCAGCTGCTGGGCCAGCACGACCGGTACACCGTCGCCGTGATCGGCGACGGGGCGCTCACCGGCGGCCTGGCCTGGGAGGCCCTCAACAACATCGCCGAGGCGCAGGACCGGCCGCTGGTCATCGTCGTCAACGACAACGAGCGCTCCTACGCCAGGACCGTCGGCGGCCTGGCCCACCACCTCTCGACCCTGCGCACCACCCAGGGCTACGAACGGTTCCTGGCGCTCGGCAAGGGCGCCCTGCAGCGCACGCCGCTGGTCGGGCAGCCGATCTTCGACGCCCTGCACGGCGCCAAGAAGGGCTTCAAGGACGCCTTCGCGCCGCAGGGCATGTTCGAGGACCTCGGCCTGAAGTACCTCGGCCCGATCGACGGGCACGACATCGCCGCCGTCGAGCAGGCGCTGCGCCAGGCCCGCGGCTTCGGCGGCCCGGTCATCGTGCACTGCCTGACGGTCAAGGGCCGCGGCTACCGGCCCGCCGAGCAGGACGAGGCGGACCGGTTCCACGCGGTGGGCCCGATCGACCCGTACACCTGCCTGCCGATCTCGCCCAGCGGCGGCACCTCCTGGACGTCCGTGTTCGGCAGCGAGCTGCTCGCCATCGGCACCGAGCGGCCGGACGTCGTCGCCATCACCGCCGCGATGCTGCAGCCGGTGGGGCTGACCAAGTTCGCCGAGGCGTACCCCGAACGGACCTTCGACGTCGGGATCGCCGAGCAGCACGCCGTCACCAGCGCCGCGGGTCTGGCCACCGGCGGGCTGCACCCAGTCGTCGCGGTCTACGCGACCTTCCTCAACCGGGCCTTCGACCAGGTCCTGATGGACGTCGCGCTGCACAGGCTCGGTGTGACCTTCGTGCTGGACCGCGCCGGTGTCACCGGCACCGACGGAGCCTCGCACAACGGCATGTGGGACATGTCGATCCTGCAGGTCGTCCCGGGCCTGCGGCTCGCCGCCCCGCGCGACGCCGACCAGCTCAGGGCCCTGCTACGGGAGGCGGTCGAGGTCGCCGACGCGCCCACGGTGGTGCGGTTCCCCAAGGCCGACATCGGGCCGGCCGTCCCGGCGCAGGAGCGGATCGGCGGTGTCGACGTGCTGCTGCGCACCGGTCCCGCGCCGGAGATCCTGCTGGTCGCCGTCGGCACCACCGCCCCCGCCTGCCTGGACGCCGCGGCCCTGCTGCTGGCCGACGGCTTCACCGCCACCGTCGTCGACCCGCGCTGGGTCAAGCCGGTGGACCCCGCGCTGGTCGAACTCGCGGCCGCCCACCGCCTGGTGGTCACCGTCGAGGACAACGGCCGGGCCGGCGGCGTCGGCGCGGCCGTCGCCCAGGCGCTGCGGGACGCCGAGGTGGACACCCCGCTGCGGGCGCTCGGAATTCCCCAGGAGTTCCTCGCGCACGCCTCCCGCGGCGAGATCCTGGAGGAGATCGGCCTCACCGGCACCGGCGTGGCCGCCCAGACCGCCGCCGTCGCCAAGCGGCTGCTACCGACCCGAGGAGCGAACCAGCGCCATGCCGGCTGATTCCAGCACCGAACCGGCCCCCGACCGCCCGGCCGCCGGGCCGGGATTCGACCTCGCCGCGCTGCTCGCCGAACGCGGCGCCGAGCGCTACGAGCTGCACAGCAGGTACCTCAACCCGCAGCTGCCCCGGATGCTGCGGACCATCGGCTTCGACAAGTACTACGAGCGCGCCGAGGGCCCGTACTTCTACGACGCCGAGGGCAACGAGTACCTCGACATGCTGGCCGGCTTCGG
The sequence above is a segment of the Kitasatospora sp. NBC_00240 genome. Coding sequences within it:
- a CDS encoding 1-hydroxy-2-methyl-2-butenyl 4-diphosphate reductase yields the protein MSTAPLLVLCALGPEVWALRGGDWSGATGGPPVLVRTGMGRRRAGLAVGRLLTAAPGGYSALVVAGFGAAVALGTSPGDVIVADGVRDAEGNHFGIGSGPALAEALRADGLTTHIGVHHTADHVVRGLERRALHAQGALAVDMEAAAVLARLRELHPAAQPGGGPAAGPMPAAVLRVVVDTPERELVRPGTLPAGLRAWRTLRATVPALVAWHAQVCATAGAAPAGASRAGLRTGHHPPVHPTSSTLPQEAS
- a CDS encoding polyprenyl synthetase family protein gives rise to the protein MPELLTHARRLCAAPLRASVARLAAPMDTVAAYHFGWIDRDGSAVQGDSGKAVRPALALLSAQAVGAPAEVGVPGGVSVELVHNFSLLHDDLMDGDETRRHRATAWTVFGPAQAILVGDALATLGTEVLLDAAVTGGASATDAARAVRLITTATRKLIDGQAQDLSFEHRDVVTVEECLEMEGNKTGALLAAAAAIGAVLAGADDRTSDALQRYGHHLGLAFQAVDDLLGIWGATEVTGKPHWGDLRQRKKSLPVAAALAEGSAASRRLAEELADPKGRGEESEPQLAARAALIEEAGGRSWTQDEARRQHKTALAALDEVPMADTVREHFVALAEFVVVRER
- the hpnE gene encoding hydroxysqualene dehydroxylase HpnE yields the protein MSVRSDTARPTAVVVGGGLAGITAALRLAEADHRVTLVEGRPRLGGLAFSFQRGELTVDNGQHVFLRCCTAYRGLVDRLGAGRLVDVQPRLDVPVLGVRGSGPTARRTLGRLRRAALPVPLHLAGSLAAYPHLGPADRLRVVRAALALKGLDLADPALDDISFGDWLRRHGQNAATLAAMWDLVGVATLNARADQVSLALAAMVFKTGLLSEPGASDIGTAAVPLGAIHHDAALAELERAGVRVLLRARATELKPAGQHAVRLDGGELLAADTVVLAGAQDSAAALLPPDAIEGQQRLAAFGTAPILNLHVIYDRKVLRRPFFAALDSPVQWVFDRTSHSGLAGSGLGAAHPDAQYLAVSQSAVQDEIDLPVAELRRRYLPELARLLPAAAGAEVLDFFVTRERTATFDPAPGSAALRPQARTRVPGLLLAGSWTATGWPATMESAVRSGHAAADAALAGGARRPVDRGDGRWPR
- the dxs gene encoding 1-deoxy-D-xylulose-5-phosphate synthase, which translates into the protein MSLLPAIKGPADLRQLPASDLPLLAEEIRDFLIGAVTRTGGHLGPNLGVVELTIALHRVFDSPYDRIVWDTGHQSYVHKLLTGRQDFSRLRAKGGLSGYPSRAESEHDLVENSHASTALAYADGLAKATQLLGQHDRYTVAVIGDGALTGGLAWEALNNIAEAQDRPLVIVVNDNERSYARTVGGLAHHLSTLRTTQGYERFLALGKGALQRTPLVGQPIFDALHGAKKGFKDAFAPQGMFEDLGLKYLGPIDGHDIAAVEQALRQARGFGGPVIVHCLTVKGRGYRPAEQDEADRFHAVGPIDPYTCLPISPSGGTSWTSVFGSELLAIGTERPDVVAITAAMLQPVGLTKFAEAYPERTFDVGIAEQHAVTSAAGLATGGLHPVVAVYATFLNRAFDQVLMDVALHRLGVTFVLDRAGVTGTDGASHNGMWDMSILQVVPGLRLAAPRDADQLRALLREAVEVADAPTVVRFPKADIGPAVPAQERIGGVDVLLRTGPAPEILLVAVGTTAPACLDAAALLLADGFTATVVDPRWVKPVDPALVELAAAHRLVVTVEDNGRAGGVGAAVAQALRDAEVDTPLRALGIPQEFLAHASRGEILEEIGLTGTGVAAQTAAVAKRLLPTRGANQRHAG
- the hpnH gene encoding adenosyl-hopene transferase HpnH → MAMPLRQTVRVSTYLMQQKLLKRRDKFPLIVELEPLFACNLACEGCGKIQHPAGVLKQRMPVAQAVGAVLESGAPMVSIAGGEPLMHPQIDEIVRQLVERRKYVFLCTNALLLRKKLDKFTPSPYFTFTVHIDGLRERHDASVAKEGTFDEAVEAIKEAKRRGFRVTTNSTFFNTDTPQTIIEVLDYLNDDLKVDEMMISPAFAYEKAPDQEHFLGVEQTRELFRKTFAGGNRRRWRLNHSPLFLDFLEGKVDFECTAWGIPNYSLFGWQRPCYLMSDGYVPTYRELIEKTDWSKYGRGRDPRCENCMAHCGYEPTAVLATMGSLTESLRAVRETIGANRQH